The following are from one region of the Salvia splendens isolate huo1 chromosome 2, SspV2, whole genome shotgun sequence genome:
- the LOC121764976 gene encoding histone H2A.1-like, which yields MDTMTSTPIKGTGGRRGGDRKKSIPKSVKAGLQFPVGRIARFLKKGRYAQRMGTGAPIYMAAVLEYLAAEVLELAGNAARDNKKSRIVPRHVQLAVRNDDELGKLLSGVTIANGGVLPNINPVLLPKKSQAEAEEKPPKTKSPKKA from the exons ATGGATACTATGACTTCTACCCCAATCAAGGGCACCGGAGGCAGGCGAGGCGGCGATAGGAAGAAATCGATACCGAAATCCGTCAAGGCAGGTCTCCAATTTCCAGTGGGGCGCATCGCCCGATTTCTGAAGAAGGGCCGCTATGCCCAGCGCATGGGCACCGGAGCTCCGATCTATATGGCTGCTGTTCTGGAATACCTTGCCGCTGAG GTGCTAGAATTGGCCGGGAACGCGGCGAGGGACAACAAGAAGAGCAGGATTGTGCCGAGACATGTGCAGTTGGCTGTGCGTAATGATGATGAATTGGGGAAACTGCTTAGTGGCGTAACTATTGCCAATGGTGGAGTGCTGCCCAATATCAATCCGGTTCTTTTGCCGAAGAAGTCTCAAGCTGAGGCGGAGGAGAAACCCCCTAAAACCAAATCACCAAAGAAGGCTTAA
- the LOC121792329 gene encoding uncharacterized protein LOC121792329: MSATSNGGSGSPSSRANDAVREDDPTPPSTSGSDSVGRPGSNTADNIAEAAGVSPADEDKPVEPGFSDDFNEHTALKPEDADIGTSDASGGGDARNQSSSVSRLQNKELKKPKKKKAKSSVDDYDSMLSEFDQFASDGANEAVGYGYEIGDMVWGKVKSHPWWPGHIYNEAFASPSVQRSKRDGHVLVAFYGDSSYGWYDPAELIPFEEHFPEKSQQTSSRSFVKAVAEAVDELSRRRALGLACRCGNEFNFWPSSVEDYFVVDVGDFEPVVYSSSQINKARSSFRSNEVILMVKQLALSPLGAQNQTIEFIKNKATALACRKALFEDFDETYAQAFGTTPVRPPRPTAPMAVNPSRAPLSGRLVSSGKKKYSIEPTKRKDQVEKDKYIFKRRDEAIHLMTKKTSSGQVGPAYPLLLDGSGLSETSINSASVSDVNEGQHQSTHQASVVGDIKPLEGSKKLLEGKSKKPKLLKRHMGELTAENATLVTKKKKRKKEIMDERELSHENVTVNKKKTKKEIRNQAALDATSPPTNIASGEAVEKESGMPLDSQMDNQKNDGLLALASPSEANIAIDLGEQELRALLQDLCALAINPFHGVQRSCQETAFPLFLKYRSVVYQKSLVLMPQDEIERGDANSGKAPSTSLHVPPEKTRDKPSMKLNRTLVRPDDPTKGGRKHGPPIRPDAIKKKRKLDGPEDANTNTRQKPIDSDGITDITKKRKKIDDSKLFSADKKILQRSNEPQRGGDVKEMRVKNAFPASSKAPKLESGRRMQKTVRLADPTMLVMKFPAGAALPSSAHLRAKFARFGPLDHSATRVFWETYSCRLVYQHKVDAEAALEHALGSNNLFGSRNVRAYIREVRDKAVEAEPVKFQKEVITKPREREAPAVAEQRTAARIPTQSQQQLKSCLKKPSSEDVGNGNGRGTHVKFILGGEGGSKTEQVSSSYPEGAPSSSYTRHSKDVTSKNLAKFGPESIVMPSDELQKPPVNMDGVELLPTNDISQELLNLLSRCRDVVNNLTEALGYVPYHSL, from the exons ATGAGCGCCACCAGCaacggcggttccggttcgccgTCAAGCCGGGCGAACGACGCCGTAAGAGAAGACGACCCCACTCCCCCTTCAACCAGCGGCAGCGATTCTGTCGGACGTCCGGGATCCAATACAGCGGATAATATCGCAGAAGCAGCTGGAGTTTCACCTGCGGATGAAGATAAGCCAGTTGAACCGGGGTTTTCCGATGATTTTAACGAGCATACGGCTTTGAAGCCAGAAGATGCGGATATTGGAACTAGCGATGCAAGCGGAGGAGGAGATGCGAGGAATCAATCTAGTTCTGTTTCAAGATTgcaaaataaagaattaaagaagcccaagaagaagaaagcAAAAAGCTCTGTGGATGATTACGATTCGATGTTATCGGAATTTGATCAATTTGCATCGGATGGAGCAAATGAAGCTGTTGGATATGGGTATGAAATTGGAGATATGGTGTGGGGAAAGGTGAAATCACACCCGTGGTGGCCAGGGCACATTTACAACGAAGCATTTGCCTCTCCATCTGTTCAGAGAAGCAAGCGGGATGGCCATGTCTTGGTAGCATTCTACGGGGATAGTAGCTATGGCTGGTATGATCCGGCAGAATTAATTCCCTTTGAAGAACACTTCCCGGAAAAGTCACAGCAGACTTCTTCGCGGTCTTTTGTGAAGGCAGTGGCAGAAGCTGTAGACGAGCTGTCCAGAAGACGGGCATTGGGTTTGGCATGCCGGTGTGGAAATGAGTTCAATTTCTGGCCGTCCAGTGTGGAGGACTACTTTGTTGTTGATGTGGGGGACTTTGAGCCAGTTGTTTATTCTTCGAGTCAGATAAATAAGGCAAGGAGCAGCTTTCGTTCAAATGAGGTGATTTTGATGGTAAAACAATTGGCATTGTCACCTTTGGGGGCCCAGAATCAGACCATTGAGTTTATTAAGAACAAGGCCACGGCCTTGGCATGCAGGAAGGCATTGTTTGAGGATTTTGATGAGACATATGCACAAGCCTTTGGAACAACACCAGTGCGTCCTCCCCGGCCAACTGCACCAATGGCCGTGAATCCTTCTAGAG CTCCTTTGAGTGGCCGACTGGTGAGTTCTGGTAAAAAGAAATACTCGATAGAGCCCACCAAAAGAAAGGATCAAGTGGAAAAGGACAAATATATATTTAAGCGGAGAGATGAAGCAATCCACCTTATGACCAAGAAAACAAGTTCGGGCCAAGTAGGCCCTGCTTACCCACTTTTGTTGGATGGATCAGGTTTATCTGAAACAAGTATTAACTCTGCTTCGGTATCTGACGTCAATGAGGGCCAGCATCAATCCACACACCAGGCATCCGTGGTGGGTGATATAAAACCATTGGAAGGTTCTAAGAAACTTCTGGAAGGTAAGTCGAAAAAGCCAAAGTTACTGAAGCGGCATATGGGGGAATTGACTGCTGAAAATGCAACCCTGgttacaaagaaaaaaaagagaaagaaagaaatcaTGGATGAGCGGGAATTGAGTCATGAGAATGTAACTGTGAAtaagaagaagacgaagaaggAAATAAGAAATCAAGCCGCTTTGGATGCCACATCGCCCCCTACCAACATTGCCAGTGGAGAAGCAGTGGAAAAAGAGTCAGGAATGCCACTTGATAGCCAGATGGACAATCAGAAGAATGATGGTTTACTGGCCCTTGCCTCACCTTCGGAAGCAAATATAGCCATTGACCTCGGGGAGCAAGAACTTCGAGCGCTACTGCAAGACCTATGTGCTCTTGCCATCAATCCCTTTCATGGAGTACAGAGGAGCTGCCAAGAAACTGCCTTCCCGTTGTTCTTGAAGTATCGCTCAGTTGTCTATCAGAAGAGTTTGGTTTTAATGCCACAGGATGAGATAGAGAGGGGTGATGCTAACTCCGGTAAAGCACCTTCTACTTCTTTGCATGTTCCTCCTGAGAAAACTCGTGATAAGCCAAGCATGAAGCTCAATAGAACTCTCGTCAGGCCTGATGATCCAACCAAAGGTGGTAGGAAACATGGTCCACCCATTCGTCCTGATGCTATTAAGAAAAAGAGGAAGCTTGACGGCCCAGAAGATGCTAACACTAACACGAGGCAGAAACCTATTGATTCAGATGGCATTACAGACATtacgaagaagaggaagaaaataGACGACTCAAAATTGTTCTCCGCAGATAAGAAGATTCTTCAGAGGTCCAATGAACCCCAGCGAGGGGGAGATGTGAAGGAAATGCGTGTTAAAAATGCTTTTCCAGCATCTTCAAAGGCACCCAAACTAGAATCCGGCCGGAGGATGCAGAAGACTGTAAGATTGGCTGATCCGACTATGCTAGTCATGAAGTTTCCTGCTGGTGCAGCGCTTCCATCCAGTGCTCATCTGAGAGCAAAGTTTGCTCGTTTTGGTCCTCTCGACCATTCAGCCACGCGAGTGTTCTGGGAGACATACTCATGTCGCCTGGTCTATCAGCATAAGGTGGACGCAGAAGCTGCTTTGGAACACGCTCTTGGAAGCAACAATCTGTTTGGGAGCAGGAATGTAAGGGCCTATATCAGGGAAGTGAGAGACAAAGCAGTGGAAGCAGAACCAGTCAAGTTTCAGAAGGAAGTAATCACAAAGCCAAGGGAAAGAGAGGCCCCCGCGGTTGCTGAACAGAGGACAGCGGCTAGAATTCCTACACAATCTCAACAGCAGCTCAAGTCGTGCCTGAAGAAGCCGAGCAGCGAAGATGTTGGTAATGGCAATGGTAGAGGTACTCATGTAAAGTTTATTCTGGGAGGGGAGGGAGGTAGCAAGACTGAACAAGTTTCTTCTAGTTATCCTGAGGGTGCACCATCATCGTCATATACAAGACATTCTAAAGATGTTACTAGTAAGAATTTGGCTAAATTTGGCCCCGAGTCTATCGTTATGCCTAGTGATGAGTTGCAGAAACCTCCAGTTAATATGGATGGCGTTGAGCTATTACCTACAAATGACATTTCGCAAGAGCTTCTGAATCTACTAAGTAGGTGCAGAGATGTGGTAAATAACCTGACGGAGGCATTAGGCTATGTGCCGTACCATTCACTTTAA